The genomic window tccctttttttctttttctttcttcgttAATAGGTGGTGACTGCAAGGGGAGGGGGCTATGAGCCGCAAGTTACTTGCCGGAAGAAGGACATCTACCCGGAATTCCACGAGGATGCTAAAGTCTGCTGCAATGGAGAATTGGTGATGACAACAGGTGGGACGCAGAAGGAGTACGTGGTGGATGTGTGTATGAACACAaaaattctttttcatttctacTAATTACTTAACTGCTTTAAGATTTTGTCCTCCATGTGAGGACATATTTATTTGTTGTTATTTTCTTAGCTAAGAAGAAGATGAGAACAAGATGAGAAGGAAAAACAGAAACTACTTtgatacaattcaaacacatatatagagTAGAAAAAGAAGAGTTTTGACTTACCAGAGCAAAGTTGAGAACAAGATATGAGTCGAAAAATAGAGCTTCTTTGAGTCTGCTGTGAGTGTCTTTGAGTCTGTTGTGAGTGTCAATTGAAGAGCAGGAGTTGAAGAGCAGGGTTTTCTGCAGATTCGGGaagaaattaatctaattttcagGGATAAAAtggcaaaataataaataaaagtaagggTGTTTTTGTCTGCTACAGTACCAACAGCTCAGTAAATTCATCCACTGCTGCTGATTGCTCCAGCTGAAAATCAGCTGACCAGTGTGGTAGAAAAGCAATCTTACTGCACTGATAGTCCAAACAAACAATACAGCAGTGAGTTTGGTAGCAAATTTTTCATGTAAACGCACCTCACTGGCTGTAAAATTGAATCCAAAGGGGGCCTTAATCTTTTTCTAGATGAGACGTATGATGTATGATATGAAAGTGCTTTGGTTTTTTTACCTccaaatttttttgattaatttaaaaaaaggcCAATTTCTAAGTATATTTATAGAAATGGGTTAATTTCTACACTATTTATCGAAAAGGATCGATTTTGGCAAAATGTGTTTACGTAAGAGCCTTTTAGGGTGAAATTTCACCAAAATGCGC from Gossypium hirsutum isolate 1008001.06 chromosome D12, Gossypium_hirsutum_v2.1, whole genome shotgun sequence includes these protein-coding regions:
- the LOC107945792 gene encoding 50S ribosomal protein L31, chloroplastic — encoded protein: MALTLPNTFLQIKPSPPPLPPRKVVTARGGGYEPQVTCRKKDIYPEFHEDAKVCCNGELVMTTGGTQKEYVVDVCMNTKILFHFY